DNA sequence from the Alphaproteobacteria bacterium genome:
GCTTGAGCGCCAGCGCCGCCGCCCAGCATTCCGCCGTCTCGATTCCGTCCGCCGGGCGGAAGACATAGAGATCGGGCACCGCCCGCAAGCCCGCGAGATGCTCGACCGGCTGATGCGTCGGCCCGTCTTCGCCGAGGCCGATGCTGTCGTGGGTCATCACGAAAACCGCGCGCTGTTTCATCAGCGCGGCGAGCCGGATCGACGGGCGGCAGTAATCGGCGAATTGCAGGAAGGTGCCGGAATAGGGAATGATGCCGCCATGCAGCGCCATGCCGTTCATCGCCGCCGCCATGCCGTGCTCGCGCACGCCATAATGGATGTAGCGCCCGGCATAATGGCTGGCCGCCGAGACGGAGCCGGTATTTTTCACCTGCGTATTGACCGAGCCGGTCAGATCGGCGGAGCCGCCGATCAGTTCCGGAACTTCCGGCAGCAGGACTTCGAGCGTATTGCCCGAGCATTGCCGCGTGGCGAGGCTGGGTTTCTCGGCGGCGATTTTGTCGATCAGCTTCTTGAGCGCGGCGGTGGCGGCGGCTGGGATGTCGCCGGACAGCGCGGCGTCGAAGGCGGCTCGTTTTTCGTGGGACTGATGGCGTTTGGCCCATGAATCATAGGCGGCCTGGCTGCGCTTGCCGAAACCGCGCCAGCTTTGCAGGACGGAATCCGGAATCGTGAAGGCTTCATGCGGCCAGGACAGTTTTTCCCGGGTTGCCGCCAGTTCCGCCGCTCCTAATGCCGAGCCGTGCGAATCCTTGGTCCCCGCCTTGGTGGGCGCGCCATAGCCGATGATGGTGCGGCACGCGATCAGGCTGGGACGGTCGGACGCCAGGGCTTTTTTCGTGGCTTCGGCGATGGCTTCGGGATCGTGGCCGTCGATGGCCTGAACCGCCCAGCCATAGGCGGTAAAGCGCATCAGCGTATCGTCGCTGAAAGAAAGGCTGGTCGGCCCGTCGATGGAAATCTCGTTATCGTCGTAATAGACGATCAGCCGGTTGAGCTTCAGATGGCCGGCGAGCGAGGCGGCCTCGTGGCTGATGCCTTCCATCAGATCGCCGTCGGAGGCGATCACATAGGTATGATGATCGACCAGCTCCGCGCCGAAACGCGCCGCCATGATGCGCTCGGCGAGCGCCATGCCGACGGCGTTGCCGAAACCCTGGCCCAGCGGCCCGGTGGTGGTTTCGATGCCGCATTCGAGGTCGTGTTCGGGATGGCCGGGGGTTTTGGAGCCTCCCTGGCGGAAATGCTTGA
Encoded proteins:
- the tkt gene encoding transketolase, coding for MTAILKSPSVPDTAHRDVSNAIRFLAADAVEAAKSGHPGMPMGMADVASVLWGRFLKFNPADPHWPDRDRFVLSAGHGSMLLYAINYLTGYEAMSLDEIKHFRQGGSKTPGHPEHDLECGIETTTGPLGQGFGNAVGMALAERIMAARFGAELVDHHTYVIASDGDLMEGISHEAASLAGHLKLNRLIVYYDDNEISIDGPTSLSFSDDTLMRFTAYGWAVQAIDGHDPEAIAEATKKALASDRPSLIACRTIIGYGAPTKAGTKDSHGSALGAAELAATREKLSWPHEAFTIPDSVLQSWRGFGKRSQAAYDSWAKRHQSHEKRAAFDAALSGDIPAAATAALKKLIDKIAAEKPSLATRQCSGNTLEVLLPEVPELIGGSADLTGSVNTQVKNTGSVSAASHYAGRYIHYGVREHGMAAAMNGMALHGGIIPYSGTFLQFADYCRPSIRLAALMKQRAVFVMTHDSIGLGEDGPTHQPVEHLAGLRAVPDLYVFRPADGIETAECWAAALALKHAPSVMTLTRQALPTLRGAAAENLSARGGYVLAEADGARQVTLLATGSELYLAVEAQAKLKTKNIRAAVVSLPCWELFEEQDAAYRAQVLGQAPRIGIEAAGGFGWERYLGSEGVFIGMKGFGASAPAPELYKQFGITTDAVVAAAEKLAS